Proteins co-encoded in one Cupriavidus taiwanensis genomic window:
- a CDS encoding MFS transporter: protein METTLPADAFRQPTSLTRAQSKAIAAATLGTIVEFADWVIYATFASLFSRQIFPADNEMVSLLSAFAVFAVGFIMRPVGGAVLGAYADRYGRKKGLTLSVALMAASTIVIAVCPVYATIGMAAPVILVLARLVQGFAAGGEFGSASTFLVESAAPARRAYAGSWQYFGINAGVLVAALIGYALTRTLDPQAMAAWGWRLGFAIAGLMGLVALWIRLSVAETEVFTRKVAHRTAAHPSLLVVTRHWRASLRVIGIAMAGNLTLYLWLVLFPTFAHVRTGLSLQDAFSASAISIVVSLVAIPLVGKLADRVGRKPVLLAFAGGSALFAWPGLHFLANDFWLATAIVSVGMLLSCGYAATAAAVMAEQFPSEVRATGVALPYAISVTLFGGTLPYIMTSMSEAGLSEYCWVYVAAVCAAGFLVYAFMPETKGKALE, encoded by the coding sequence ATGGAAACGACCCTGCCAGCCGATGCATTTAGGCAACCCACGTCACTCACCCGCGCGCAGTCGAAGGCCATCGCGGCAGCAACGCTCGGTACCATCGTGGAGTTCGCCGACTGGGTAATCTACGCCACCTTCGCCTCGCTCTTTTCACGGCAGATCTTTCCGGCCGATAACGAGATGGTGTCCTTGCTGTCGGCGTTCGCGGTATTCGCCGTCGGCTTTATCATGCGGCCCGTGGGAGGCGCCGTGCTGGGGGCATACGCCGACCGGTACGGGCGCAAGAAAGGCCTGACGCTCTCGGTGGCGCTGATGGCCGCAAGCACCATCGTGATCGCGGTGTGCCCGGTCTATGCCACGATCGGCATGGCGGCACCTGTCATCCTGGTGCTGGCGCGCCTGGTGCAAGGCTTCGCCGCCGGCGGGGAGTTCGGTTCTGCCTCGACCTTCCTGGTCGAATCGGCGGCGCCGGCGCGCCGCGCCTACGCCGGCTCATGGCAATACTTCGGTATCAATGCCGGCGTTTTGGTAGCCGCCCTGATCGGCTACGCGCTGACACGCACGCTCGATCCGCAGGCCATGGCGGCATGGGGCTGGCGGCTCGGATTCGCGATCGCGGGCCTGATGGGCCTGGTCGCGCTTTGGATCCGGCTGTCCGTGGCGGAAACAGAAGTGTTCACGCGCAAGGTCGCGCACCGCACCGCCGCCCATCCTTCGCTGCTGGTCGTCACCAGGCACTGGCGCGCGTCATTGCGCGTGATCGGCATCGCCATGGCGGGCAACCTGACACTTTACCTCTGGCTCGTGCTGTTCCCGACGTTCGCGCACGTCCGCACCGGCCTGAGCCTTCAGGATGCCTTCAGTGCCAGCGCGATCTCCATCGTGGTCTCGCTGGTGGCCATTCCCCTGGTTGGCAAGCTTGCGGACCGGGTGGGGCGCAAGCCGGTCCTGCTGGCGTTCGCGGGCGGCTCGGCGCTGTTCGCCTGGCCCGGCCTGCATTTCCTTGCCAATGACTTCTGGCTCGCGACCGCGATCGTCAGCGTGGGCATGCTGCTATCGTGCGGCTATGCCGCCACCGCGGCCGCAGTCATGGCCGAGCAGTTCCCGTCCGAGGTGCGCGCCACCGGCGTGGCGCTGCCCTACGCCATCTCGGTAACCCTGTTCGGTGGCACGCTGCCCTACATCATGACCTCGATGTCGGAAGCTGGCTTGTCGGAGTACTGCTGGGTCTATGTCGCCGCGGTCTGCGCGGCGGGATTCCTGGTGTACGCCTTCATGCCGGAGACCAAGGGCAAGGCCCTGGAGTAG
- a CDS encoding NAD(P)-dependent oxidoreductase, with amino-acid sequence MTTFGFIGLGAMGKPMARHLVQRGLAVTVFDSNAAAVDDLVGLGAARGATVRDVAENAEVVMACLPTPDIVEQVAIGAGGIAGAGAVKVFVDHSTTGPTVARKLAAVLQAHGIQALDAPLAGGVAGAEAGALTVMVSGHAGAFELARPALEAYGRNVSHLGEQPGLGQTLKLVNNMIAGSALVTAAEAVLFGVKAGIPAHAILQVLSKSATARGFAVETLLADKVLSRRFDFGFRMDLMRKDMRLVLSEAEAVGAPMFASAVVKQFFDAAVADGGANDDMTRVVQQIEKLAGATIGATGCQA; translated from the coding sequence ATGACGACATTTGGTTTTATCGGCCTGGGCGCTATGGGGAAACCCATGGCCAGGCACCTGGTTCAACGTGGCCTTGCGGTGACGGTATTCGACAGCAACGCGGCGGCGGTCGATGACCTCGTCGGCCTTGGCGCGGCGCGCGGCGCCACGGTTCGCGACGTTGCCGAGAACGCCGAGGTAGTGATGGCGTGCCTGCCCACCCCCGATATCGTCGAACAGGTTGCGATCGGCGCTGGTGGTATCGCTGGCGCCGGCGCGGTGAAGGTCTTCGTGGACCATTCAACCACGGGTCCGACGGTGGCGCGCAAGCTCGCGGCCGTCCTGCAGGCGCATGGCATCCAGGCGCTGGACGCGCCGCTGGCCGGCGGCGTGGCGGGGGCCGAGGCAGGTGCGCTGACCGTGATGGTGTCGGGGCACGCCGGGGCATTTGAACTCGCGCGGCCGGCGCTGGAGGCATACGGGCGCAACGTCTCGCATCTTGGCGAGCAGCCGGGGCTCGGTCAGACGCTCAAGCTCGTCAACAACATGATCGCCGGTTCGGCGCTGGTTACGGCGGCGGAGGCCGTGCTGTTCGGCGTAAAGGCAGGCATCCCGGCGCACGCGATCCTCCAGGTTCTGTCGAAAAGCGCCACCGCGCGTGGCTTTGCCGTCGAAACGCTGCTTGCCGACAAGGTCTTGTCGCGGCGCTTCGACTTCGGTTTCCGCATGGACCTGATGCGCAAGGACATGCGACTGGTCCTGAGCGAAGCCGAGGCAGTCGGCGCGCCGATGTTTGCGTCCGCCGTGGTCAAGCAGTTCTTCGATGCGGCCGTGGCCGATGGCGGGGCAAACGATGACATGACGCGCGTCGTCCAACAGATCGAAAAGCTGGCCGGCGCAACCATCGGGGCAACCGGCTGCCAGGCCTGA
- a CDS encoding rubredoxin, whose product MQQEPMEAAVAYKTWVCVICGWVYDEEQGWPEDGIAPGTRWEDIPDDWRCPECDVGKGEFAMIEL is encoded by the coding sequence TTGCAGCAGGAGCCAATGGAAGCCGCCGTCGCCTACAAGACGTGGGTGTGCGTGATCTGCGGCTGGGTGTACGACGAAGAGCAGGGCTGGCCGGAAGACGGCATCGCCCCCGGCACGCGCTGGGAGGACATTCCCGATGACTGGCGCTGCCCGGAATGCGACGTCGGCAAGGGCGAATTCGCGATGATCGAGCTGTAA
- a CDS encoding aldehyde dehydrogenase family protein — MNRVLNYINGHDVPPSTGAYMEKTDPRTGARLGEVAASGKPDVDAAVAAASAALPAWRAMRPSERGRILVEIARAVRDSDGTLGRIESDETGKPGREMPQLMALTAQYFEFYGGIVNAMDGEVVNVGPDYHVYTRRDPFGVIGIILPWNAPLHQAARAIAPALACGNVVVAKPSEFTSGSLIAFARLAEGAGLPPGVLNVVLGTGPALGPALATHRDVRKVSFTGSTRAGRELGRIAADCMLPLTLELGGKSANIVFADADLDAAAKGCTTAFTWNGGQWCAAGTRLLVQSSIHDAFVDKLLTSVAGVRVGPDPAASYGPMTTRAQFEKVQESFDAARRLGLVPAIGGRVAQGAGMEKGWFIEPTVYLNVNNDMEIAREEIFGPVLCVIRFEDETDAIRIANDSDYGLAAGIWSRDIGRVHRVAGALEAGRIVVNEYSGGFVQTPCGGFKHSGYGREQGVEALAHYTQLKSVIIRL; from the coding sequence ATGAATCGAGTGCTGAACTACATCAACGGACACGATGTTCCGCCATCGACCGGCGCATACATGGAAAAAACGGATCCGCGCACGGGCGCCCGGCTAGGCGAGGTGGCTGCCAGCGGCAAGCCGGACGTCGACGCGGCCGTTGCCGCGGCGTCGGCCGCGCTGCCGGCGTGGCGCGCCATGCGTCCCTCCGAGCGGGGCCGCATCCTGGTGGAGATCGCCCGTGCGGTGCGCGACAGCGACGGCACACTGGGCCGCATTGAAAGCGACGAGACCGGCAAGCCGGGCCGCGAGATGCCGCAGTTGATGGCGCTCACCGCGCAGTACTTTGAGTTCTACGGCGGCATTGTCAACGCGATGGATGGCGAAGTCGTCAACGTGGGGCCGGACTATCACGTCTACACGCGGCGCGACCCCTTCGGCGTGATCGGCATCATCCTTCCCTGGAACGCGCCGCTGCACCAAGCTGCCCGGGCGATCGCACCAGCATTGGCCTGCGGCAACGTCGTCGTCGCCAAGCCCTCGGAGTTCACCTCCGGTTCGCTTATCGCGTTCGCGAGACTGGCCGAGGGGGCGGGCTTGCCGCCCGGCGTCCTGAATGTGGTGCTGGGGACCGGCCCTGCGCTCGGACCGGCGCTGGCCACGCATCGCGACGTGCGCAAGGTCTCGTTCACAGGCAGCACGCGAGCCGGCAGGGAACTCGGGCGCATTGCAGCCGACTGCATGCTGCCGCTCACGCTGGAGCTGGGAGGCAAGTCGGCCAACATCGTCTTTGCCGACGCCGACCTGGACGCCGCGGCCAAGGGATGCACCACCGCCTTCACCTGGAATGGGGGGCAGTGGTGCGCCGCCGGCACCCGCTTGCTGGTGCAATCATCGATCCACGACGCCTTTGTCGACAAGCTGCTGACCTCGGTCGCGGGCGTGCGCGTGGGGCCCGACCCGGCCGCCTCCTATGGCCCCATGACGACCCGGGCACAGTTCGAGAAAGTCCAGGAGAGCTTCGACGCGGCCCGCCGCCTCGGTCTGGTTCCGGCCATTGGCGGGCGTGTGGCACAGGGCGCGGGGATGGAGAAGGGCTGGTTCATCGAGCCGACCGTCTACCTCAACGTGAACAACGACATGGAAATCGCGCGCGAGGAGATCTTCGGGCCTGTGCTTTGCGTTATCAGGTTCGAGGATGAGACGGACGCCATTCGCATCGCCAATGACTCGGACTATGGGCTGGCGGCTGGAATCTGGAGCCGCGACATCGGTCGCGTCCATCGCGTCGCGGGCGCGCTCGAGGCCGGTCGCATTGTGGTGAACGAGTACTCCGGCGGATTTGTGCAAACACCCTGTGGCGGCTTCAAACACAGCGGCTACGGGCGCGAGCAGGGCGTGGAGGCACTCGCGCACTACACCCAGCTGAAATCCGTGATCATCCGCCTGTAG
- a CDS encoding cytochrome c oxidase subunit II → MAMAIALVVMVAASVLFHFLSPWWATPLASNWKQMDDTLTITLVITGIFFIGINLFVGYIVWRFRHDAPHPNGGTGHRASYHPENSRLELWLIGGTTLGVILLLAPGLFVYADYVRPPREAMVMEVVGQQWSWAFRFPGKSGQLGASDARFVTGANPLGLDPDDPRGLDNIVIVGPEVHLPLNQPVKVLLRSKDVLHDFYVPPFRARMNMVPGMVTSFWFTPTQAGRFDILCAQLCGVGHYNMRGTVVVEEPAAFEAWLAKQQTFAMTLAKAAAPPAAMAAAAPGAAGDAGTVEKGRALAQSKGCVGCHSIDGNPGVGPTWKGLYGKTETFADGSSARVDEAFLHKEIADPHARLVKGFGPVMPKLPLSEDEIAALTAYIKSAGSGAAEAGTVAPVAPADVPAGPAAATSAATTAAAGSAAPAATPGAASGTYTTSTAVAVPPSAAPAPPRQ, encoded by the coding sequence ATGGCGATGGCCATCGCACTCGTCGTCATGGTTGCCGCGTCGGTGCTCTTCCATTTCCTGAGCCCGTGGTGGGCAACGCCGCTGGCGTCCAACTGGAAACAGATGGACGACACGCTGACCATTACCCTCGTCATCACCGGCATCTTCTTTATCGGCATCAACCTGTTCGTCGGCTACATCGTCTGGCGCTTCCGCCATGATGCGCCGCATCCCAATGGCGGCACCGGCCACCGTGCGTCCTACCACCCCGAAAACAGCAGGCTTGAACTGTGGCTGATCGGCGGCACCACGCTGGGCGTGATCCTGCTGCTGGCGCCGGGCCTGTTCGTCTACGCCGACTACGTGCGCCCGCCGCGCGAAGCGATGGTGATGGAAGTGGTCGGGCAGCAATGGTCGTGGGCCTTCCGCTTCCCTGGCAAAAGCGGGCAGCTGGGCGCTTCCGACGCGCGCTTCGTTACCGGCGCGAATCCGCTCGGGCTGGATCCGGACGATCCACGCGGGCTCGACAACATCGTCATCGTCGGCCCGGAAGTGCACCTGCCATTGAACCAGCCGGTCAAGGTGCTGCTGCGCTCCAAGGACGTGCTGCATGACTTCTACGTGCCACCGTTCCGCGCGCGCATGAACATGGTGCCGGGCATGGTGACGTCGTTCTGGTTCACGCCCACGCAGGCGGGGCGCTTCGACATCCTGTGCGCGCAGCTATGCGGCGTCGGACATTACAACATGCGCGGCACGGTGGTGGTGGAAGAACCGGCCGCGTTCGAGGCGTGGCTGGCAAAGCAGCAGACCTTTGCCATGACGCTGGCGAAGGCAGCGGCGCCGCCGGCTGCCATGGCCGCCGCCGCGCCTGGCGCGGCTGGCGATGCCGGCACCGTTGAGAAGGGCCGCGCGCTGGCGCAGAGCAAGGGCTGCGTGGGCTGCCACAGCATTGACGGCAATCCGGGCGTGGGGCCGACCTGGAAGGGCCTGTACGGCAAGACCGAGACCTTTGCCGACGGCAGCAGCGCCAGGGTGGACGAGGCCTTCCTGCACAAGGAAATTGCCGACCCGCATGCGCGGCTGGTCAAGGGCTTCGGGCCGGTGATGCCGAAGCTGCCGCTGAGCGAGGACGAAATCGCGGCGCTGACCGCGTATATCAAATCGGCCGGCAGCGGCGCCGCCGAGGCGGGCACGGTTGCGCCGGTAGCCCCCGCGGACGTGCCCGCGGGTCCGGCCGCCGCGACCAGCGCCGCCACCACGGCAGCCGCGGGGTCGGCAGCGCCTGCCGCCACCCCTGGCGCCGCATCCGGTACGTACACGACTTCGACCGCCGTAGCCGTGCCGCCCTCGGCGGCGCCCGCGCCGCCGCGCCAGTAA
- a CDS encoding DUF748 domain-containing protein produces the protein MAFKQSIQLAATAAATPRGRLAVRIAGGVAAALAVFGLAGYFGGPPLIKYLVEKNATEALGRKVTLGRAHVRPFELAATLTDLTIYERDGKTPALTLGEAQANTSLASVWHLAPVVDNLHVDRLAVHVVRGADGRMSFADVQEKFAALPPKPADAQPARFSVNNIAVTGSSLRYDDKLLDTTLRVDNLTLTLPFLSNLPHDVEIVTRPTLSAQVNGTPLALDGEVLPFADSRQTRLNINLDGLEVARMMAFAPPLRDAEVKSGKLDTRLTVAFRQQQDTQEMVVMGTAALREADIRTRAGQPLAKSARLALDITRLEPLAHRARLRSVEIEGLGLQAVRRADGTLNLATAFLPQAQSKSTDGVAPAPAPAASAPAAPPSASSAQAAPAGPTPKDQPWRYAIDRIVVRQAKLGFDDALAPSGPGKLALGPLDAEVKGFAGAEGDQPVRVEATLTVADGQTLHHTGDLLLRDGSMAGTLETTGLRPQGFAAWWPRELRSQFGTTAVNAELHYRMTWGTPQFQFVLEKSRLELAPLYLATRDPVAMPAAASRASDADARAADQAQGAGRRMRDRTGDRDGAALPLLQAQKLVLDEIQFDLAKQTFATSQVTLAQPQIAATRDHRGELLEMARLWASESAQQARGAPRRTAPAGANAAAAGGGWKANIGKIVVEDGSARLADYQPAEANRGRPVIHQFRNVGLSTGAVAWPLTAAAVPVRLHAESGRRGVIGIDGTVLPALPASRLQLDLRQVDVSPLQPYLADRFNAALRSGTLTVKGRLNVDAPAGKPLAAHFNGNVQTGNVRTVDRVSGDDFLRWRSLAVSGIDFAMDESKGPMRVSLGNIALSDFYARVILNANGRLNLQDVLAGGAEKGEAAPSTSLTQANPASAPAAPPVQAGDTRTAQVEQKPGGPKPQIRIGGVSVDKGNINFSDFFVKPNYTANLTGMKGSVSKVSSGDPTPADLVLDGRIDDDAPVNISGKLNPLGEQLFLDIAAKAAGVELTRLTPYAAKYAGYPITKGKLTVDVAYKIENGKLDARNHLFLDQLTFGERVDSPDATKLPVLLAVSLLKDRNGVIDVNLPVSGSLSDPEFSIGGVIVRVIVNLLTKAITSPFSLLASAFGGGGEELGYVEFAPGTATLTPAAKDKIAKLGQALNDRPSLRLEISGRIDPATDEAGARRAWLDARVAEQKRRDQRDNAQSGGQAGEDEAGEQGAELKVTKAEYPKYLEQVYKRTAMKKPRNFVGFAKTLPPEEMEKLLMANATVTEADLKRLAEQRALVVKQSLEREGKVPESRLFLTAPKLSADGIKDKGTPNRVDFSIRG, from the coding sequence ATGGCATTCAAGCAATCCATCCAGCTGGCAGCCACTGCGGCTGCCACGCCGCGCGGCCGGCTGGCCGTGCGTATCGCGGGCGGCGTGGCGGCGGCGCTCGCGGTGTTCGGGCTGGCGGGGTATTTCGGCGGCCCGCCGCTGATCAAGTACCTGGTCGAAAAGAACGCGACCGAGGCGCTCGGGCGCAAGGTCACGCTGGGGCGGGCCCATGTGCGCCCGTTCGAACTGGCAGCCACGCTGACCGACCTGACCATCTACGAGCGCGATGGCAAGACCCCGGCGCTGACGCTGGGCGAGGCCCAGGCCAATACCTCTCTGGCCTCGGTCTGGCACCTGGCGCCGGTGGTGGACAACCTCCATGTCGACCGCCTGGCCGTGCACGTGGTGCGCGGCGCCGACGGCCGCATGAGCTTCGCCGATGTGCAGGAGAAGTTCGCGGCGCTGCCGCCGAAGCCGGCCGATGCCCAGCCGGCGCGCTTCTCGGTGAACAACATCGCGGTGACCGGCAGCAGCCTGCGCTATGACGACAAGCTGCTCGATACCACCCTGCGCGTCGACAACCTGACGCTGACGCTGCCGTTCCTGTCCAACCTGCCGCACGACGTCGAGATCGTGACCCGGCCCACGCTGAGCGCGCAGGTCAACGGCACGCCGCTGGCGCTGGACGGCGAGGTCCTGCCTTTCGCCGATTCGCGCCAGACCCGGCTCAACATCAACCTGGACGGGCTCGAGGTGGCGCGGATGATGGCGTTTGCGCCGCCGTTGCGCGATGCCGAGGTCAAGTCGGGCAAGCTCGATACGCGCCTGACCGTGGCGTTCCGCCAGCAGCAGGATACGCAGGAGATGGTGGTGATGGGCACCGCCGCGCTGCGCGAGGCGGATATCCGCACGCGGGCGGGCCAGCCGCTGGCGAAAAGTGCCCGGCTGGCGCTGGATATCACCCGGCTCGAGCCGCTGGCGCACCGGGCCCGGTTGCGCAGCGTGGAGATCGAAGGGCTGGGCTTGCAGGCGGTGCGGCGCGCCGATGGCACGCTGAACCTGGCGACGGCGTTCCTGCCGCAGGCGCAAAGCAAGTCCACCGACGGCGTGGCCCCGGCGCCGGCGCCGGCAGCGTCTGCGCCTGCCGCGCCGCCTTCCGCTTCTTCCGCGCAAGCCGCGCCGGCCGGTCCGACGCCCAAGGACCAGCCCTGGCGCTATGCGATCGACCGCATCGTGGTCAGGCAGGCCAAGCTCGGGTTTGACGATGCGCTGGCGCCATCGGGTCCGGGCAAGCTCGCGCTCGGGCCGCTCGATGCCGAGGTCAAGGGCTTTGCCGGCGCCGAAGGCGACCAGCCCGTGCGCGTCGAGGCCACGCTGACCGTGGCCGACGGCCAGACCCTGCACCACACCGGCGACCTGCTGCTGCGCGACGGCTCGATGGCCGGCACGCTGGAAACCACCGGCTTGCGGCCGCAGGGCTTTGCCGCCTGGTGGCCGCGCGAGCTGCGCAGCCAGTTCGGCACCACCGCGGTCAACGCGGAACTGCATTACCGCATGACGTGGGGCACGCCGCAGTTCCAGTTCGTGCTGGAAAAATCGCGGCTGGAGCTGGCGCCGCTGTACCTCGCCACGCGCGACCCCGTGGCGATGCCGGCCGCTGCATCGCGCGCCAGCGACGCCGATGCGCGAGCCGCGGACCAAGCGCAGGGCGCCGGCCGCCGGATGCGTGACCGCACCGGCGACCGCGACGGTGCCGCGCTGCCGCTTTTGCAGGCGCAGAAGCTGGTGCTGGACGAGATCCAGTTCGACCTCGCCAAGCAGACCTTCGCCACCAGCCAGGTTACGCTGGCGCAGCCGCAGATCGCCGCCACGCGCGACCATCGCGGCGAATTGCTCGAGATGGCGCGGCTGTGGGCGAGCGAATCCGCGCAGCAGGCGCGCGGTGCGCCGCGACGCACCGCGCCGGCCGGCGCCAACGCCGCTGCCGCCGGCGGCGGCTGGAAGGCCAATATCGGCAAGATCGTGGTGGAGGACGGCAGCGCCCGTCTCGCGGACTACCAGCCGGCCGAGGCCAACCGTGGCCGCCCGGTGATCCACCAGTTCCGCAATGTCGGCCTGAGCACCGGCGCGGTGGCCTGGCCGCTGACTGCTGCGGCGGTGCCGGTCAGGCTGCATGCCGAATCCGGCCGCCGTGGCGTGATCGGGATCGATGGCACGGTGTTGCCGGCGCTGCCGGCCAGCCGGCTGCAGCTGGACCTGCGCCAGGTCGACGTAAGTCCGTTGCAGCCTTACCTGGCTGACCGCTTCAACGCCGCGCTGCGCAGCGGCACGCTCACGGTCAAGGGCCGGCTCAATGTCGATGCGCCAGCCGGCAAGCCGCTCGCCGCCCATTTCAACGGCAATGTGCAGACCGGCAACGTGCGCACGGTGGACCGCGTCAGCGGCGACGACTTCCTGCGCTGGCGCTCGCTGGCGGTGTCGGGCATCGATTTCGCGATGGACGAGAGCAAGGGGCCGATGCGCGTCAGCCTGGGCAATATCGCGCTGTCAGACTTCTACGCCCGCGTGATCCTGAACGCCAACGGCCGCCTGAACCTGCAGGACGTGCTGGCCGGCGGCGCGGAGAAGGGCGAGGCCGCGCCGTCCACCAGCCTGACCCAGGCCAACCCGGCCTCGGCGCCGGCCGCGCCGCCGGTGCAGGCGGGCGACACGCGCACGGCCCAGGTCGAGCAGAAGCCGGGCGGGCCCAAGCCGCAGATCCGCATCGGCGGGGTCTCGGTCGACAAGGGCAACATCAATTTCTCGGACTTCTTCGTCAAGCCCAACTACACCGCCAACCTGACCGGCATGAAGGGCTCGGTGTCCAAGGTGTCATCGGGCGATCCCACCCCGGCCGACCTGGTGCTGGACGGCCGCATCGACGACGACGCGCCGGTCAATATCAGCGGCAAGCTCAATCCGCTGGGCGAGCAGCTGTTCCTCGACATCGCCGCCAAGGCCGCGGGCGTCGAGTTGACCCGGCTCACGCCCTATGCCGCCAAGTACGCCGGCTATCCCATTACCAAAGGCAAGCTGACCGTCGACGTCGCCTACAAGATCGAGAACGGCAAGCTCGATGCGCGCAACCACCTGTTCCTCGACCAGCTGACCTTCGGCGAGCGCGTCGACAGCCCGGACGCGACCAAGCTGCCGGTGCTGCTGGCGGTGTCGCTGCTCAAGGACCGCAATGGCGTGATCGATGTGAACCTGCCGGTGTCGGGCTCGCTGTCGGATCCTGAGTTCAGCATCGGCGGCGTGATCGTGCGCGTGATCGTCAACCTGCTGACCAAGGCGATCACCTCGCCGTTCTCGCTGCTCGCCTCGGCCTTTGGCGGCGGCGGCGAGGAACTGGGCTATGTCGAGTTTGCGCCCGGCACCGCCACGCTGACCCCGGCGGCGAAGGACAAGATCGCCAAGCTGGGCCAGGCGCTCAATGACCGGCCTTCGCTGCGGCTGGAAATCAGCGGCCGCATCGATCCCGCCACCGACGAGGCCGGCGCGCGCCGCGCGTGGCTGGATGCGCGCGTGGCCGAGCAGAAGCGGCGCGACCAGCGCGACAACGCGCAGTCGGGTGGCCAGGCCGGCGAAGACGAGGCCGGCGAGCAGGGCGCCGAGCTCAAGGTCACGAAGGCCGAGTATCCCAAGTACCTGGAACAGGTCTACAAGCGCACCGCGATGAAGAAGCCGCGCAACTTCGTTGGCTTTGCCAAGACCCTGCCGCCCGAGGAAATGGAAAAGCTGCTGATGGCCAACGCCACCGTCACCGAGGCCGACCTGAAGCGCCTGGCCGAGCAGCGCGCGCTGGTGGTCAAGCAGTCGCTCGAACGCGAAGGCAAAGTGCCCGAAAGCCGGCTGTTCCTGACCGCGCCCAAGCTCAGCGCCGATGGCATCAAGGACAAGGGCACGCCCAACCGCGTCGACTTTTCCATCCGCGGCTAG
- the ctaD gene encoding cytochrome c oxidase subunit I: protein MAYADDAAHHAPQSFWTRYVWSQDHKVIAVQYTIVAIVVGLVGVALSNLMRMQLGFPGRFEFIDANRYYQFVTMHGMIMVIYLLTALFLGGFGNYLIPLMVGARDMVFPFLNMLSFWVYLLSVIVLLSSFFVPGGPTGAGWTLYPPQAILAGTPGHDWGIILMLVSLAIFIVAATMGGLNYVTTVLQARTEGMTLLRMPLSVWGIFMATILALLAFPALFVSAVMMLLDKTMGTSFFMPAMVSMGQQLQYKGGSPLLFQHLFWFFGHPEVYIVALPAFGIVSDLISVHSRKSIFGYRTMVWAILAIGVLSVVVWAHHMFVSGMNPYFGFFFATTTLIIAIPTAIKVYNWVITLWRGDIHFTVPMLFAIAFISTFIIGGLTGLFLGNVSVDIPLSNTYFVVAHFHMVMGVSPILVVFGGLYHWYPKVTGRMLDDSLGRIHFWVTFVGTYAIFFPMHYLGVLGMPRRYYAWENYAFIPESAHVMNMYISVAAFVVATAQLLFVFNLFWSLRHGRKADGNPWRAASLEWQTPQTPPAHGNWGPHLPVVYRWAYAYSVPGAREDFIAQNAPPEQGGAEPEPHASRGAVA from the coding sequence ATGGCTTATGCCGATGACGCTGCCCATCACGCGCCGCAGAGTTTTTGGACGCGCTATGTCTGGAGCCAGGACCACAAGGTCATCGCCGTCCAGTACACCATCGTGGCGATCGTGGTGGGCCTCGTGGGCGTGGCGCTGTCCAACCTGATGCGCATGCAGCTGGGTTTCCCCGGCCGCTTCGAGTTCATCGACGCCAACCGCTACTACCAGTTCGTCACCATGCACGGCATGATCATGGTGATCTACCTGCTGACCGCGCTGTTCCTGGGCGGCTTCGGCAACTACCTGATCCCGCTGATGGTGGGGGCGCGCGACATGGTGTTCCCGTTCCTCAACATGCTGAGCTTCTGGGTCTACCTGCTGTCGGTGATCGTGCTGCTGTCCAGCTTCTTCGTGCCGGGCGGGCCGACCGGCGCGGGCTGGACGCTGTATCCGCCGCAGGCGATCCTGGCCGGGACGCCGGGGCATGACTGGGGCATCATCCTGATGCTGGTGTCGCTGGCGATCTTTATCGTCGCGGCGACGATGGGCGGGCTCAACTACGTCACCACCGTACTGCAGGCGCGCACCGAAGGCATGACGCTGCTGCGCATGCCGCTGTCGGTATGGGGCATCTTCATGGCGACCATCCTGGCGCTGCTGGCGTTCCCGGCGCTGTTCGTGTCGGCGGTGATGATGCTGCTCGACAAGACCATGGGCACCAGCTTCTTCATGCCGGCGATGGTGTCGATGGGCCAGCAGCTGCAGTACAAGGGCGGCAGCCCGCTGCTGTTCCAGCACCTGTTCTGGTTCTTCGGCCACCCCGAGGTCTATATCGTCGCACTGCCGGCCTTCGGCATCGTCTCGGACCTGATCAGCGTGCATTCGCGCAAGAGTATCTTTGGCTACCGCACCATGGTCTGGGCGATCCTGGCGATCGGCGTGCTGTCGGTGGTGGTGTGGGCGCACCACATGTTTGTCAGCGGCATGAACCCGTATTTCGGCTTCTTCTTTGCCACCACCACGCTGATCATCGCCATTCCCACCGCGATCAAGGTCTACAACTGGGTCATCACGCTATGGCGCGGCGATATCCATTTCACCGTGCCGATGCTGTTCGCCATCGCCTTTATCAGCACCTTTATCATCGGCGGGCTGACCGGGCTGTTCCTGGGCAATGTCAGCGTGGATATCCCGCTGTCGAACACCTACTTCGTGGTGGCGCACTTCCACATGGTGATGGGCGTGTCGCCGATCCTGGTGGTGTTCGGCGGCCTCTACCACTGGTATCCCAAGGTGACGGGGCGGATGCTGGACGACAGCCTGGGCCGCATCCATTTCTGGGTGACCTTCGTCGGCACCTATGCGATCTTCTTCCCGATGCACTACCTGGGCGTGCTGGGCATGCCGCGGCGCTACTACGCCTGGGAGAACTATGCCTTTATCCCGGAATCGGCGCATGTGATGAACATGTATATCTCGGTGGCCGCTTTCGTCGTCGCCACGGCGCAGCTGCTCTTTGTCTTCAACCTGTTCTGGAGCCTGCGGCACGGGCGCAAGGCCGACGGCAACCCCTGGCGCGCGGCCTCGCTGGAATGGCAGACGCCGCAGACGCCACCGGCGCACGGCAACTGGGGCCCGCACCTGCCGGTGGTGTACCGCTGGGCCTACGCCTACAGCGTGCCGGGCGCGCGTGAGGACTTTATCGCGCAGAACGCGCCGCCGGAGCAGGGCGGGGCCGAGCCTGAACCGCATGCCAGCCGCGGAGCCGTCGCATGA